From the genome of Pseudomonas mohnii:
CGATGCGCCGTTCGAGATCAAGCTGTCCGAACTGTCCATGGTCTGGAACGGCGTCAACGATAACGATCCGGCAGAACGTTGGTTGCGCTCGAAAATTGTGGAGCACATGTCGGCTCCACCATCGGGACATTGAGCGAATTGAACTGCGGATCGGTCTCGCGCAAGTAGATCGGCAGGTCCGTCATGGGTGGCATGGCCGGAATCTCGAAATACATCTGGATCACCCAACCACGGTGATAGCTGGCGTGATTGACCACGTGCATCAACATCGCGCCGGCGCTCATGGTGCCGCTTTCACCGGAGAGAAAGGTAAACCGGACGGGTTTGTCCAGTGAGGCATCGGTCTGCCGGGCGGTCCAGTCGCTGTACCAGTGATCGACGTCCTGCTGCGCCAGACGCAAGTCGGTCAGGGCCGGATGCACCAATTCGTGGGAGGTCTTGAAGCCGTGCCCTCGGCCTTCGAGGTGAGCCTGCCAGATGCAGTCCACCACATAGATGTGGTTCAGCGTGCCGATCATGGTTTTGAACACTGAAGCGCGCTGTTTTTCGACTTCGCCCGGCGGCAGTTGCGCCAGGTTATCGAAGAGGCGCTGGTTGGCCCATTGTTTGTAATCGGCAAGCAGGCAGGCAGTGCGTACGTTGATCATCAGACTTCTCCGATGGCGATGAGCGCATCTCTCAAGGATAGCGCTATCCCCACGCCGCGGTGCTGTGGCTGATCATCGGTACGGTGGTTACTGCGCGAGCGTATCCAGTACCCGATCGGCCAGCGCCAGGCTACTGGTCAGGCCTGGGGATTCAATGCCGAACAGGTTCACCAATCCCGCTACGCCATGCTGAGTCGGGCCGCTGATGAGAAAGTCGGCGGCCGGTTCGTTCGGGCCGCTGATTTTCGGGCGAATACCGCTGTAGGCCGGTTGCAGACTGCCATCGGGCAACCCCGGCCAGTAACGCCGGATCGCCTGATAAAAGCCGTCGCCCCGGGATGGATTGACGCGGTAGTCGAGGTGATCGACCCATTCCACATCAGGCCCGAATCGCGCCTGGCCGCCTAGGTCGAGGGTCATGTGCACACCCAACCCGGCACTTTCCGGTGCCGGATACACCAGATGGCGAAACGGCGCCCGGCCACTGAAACTGAAATAGCTGCCCTTGCACAACCGCGCCGCTGGAATGTATTGCGCAGGCAGGCCGGCGATGCGGCTTGCCACCTCGGGCGCAGACAACCCTGCACAGTTGATCAGCTCGCGACAGCTCAAGGTCATGGGTTCGGCCCCGCCCATGTGCAACTCGAAACCCTGTTCGAGGCAACGCGCCGACAACAGCGGCGTATGAAACGCCAGTGACGCCCCCGCGGCTTCGGCATCGGCCTGCAACGCCAGCATCAAGCCATGGGAGTCGACGATGCCGGTGGACGGTGACCACAGCGCGGCGACGCAGGACAACGCCGGTTCCAGCTCCCGCGCCTCACTCGCCTCCAGCCATTGCAGGTCATCGACACCGTTGCGCCGGCCCTGCTCCAGCAAGCCCTGCAACGCCGTGCGCTGCGCATCATCGGTGGCCACGATCAACTTGCCCAGGCGCTGATGGCTGACGCCACGCTCCTCGCAGAAGGCGTAGAGGCGTTGCTTGCCCTCCACGCACAACTGCGCCTTGAGGCTGCCGCCGGGGTAATAGATGCCGGCGTGGATCACTTCGGAATTGCGCGAACTGATGCCCACGCCTATGCCTTCGCCGGCCTCGACCAGAATCACTTCGCGCCCGCTCATGGCCAGCGCCCTGGCCACCGCCAGCCCGA
Proteins encoded in this window:
- a CDS encoding DinB family protein codes for the protein MINVRTACLLADYKQWANQRLFDNLAQLPPGEVEKQRASVFKTMIGTLNHIYVVDCIWQAHLEGRGHGFKTSHELVHPALTDLRLAQQDVDHWYSDWTARQTDASLDKPVRFTFLSGESGTMSAGAMLMHVVNHASYHRGWVIQMYFEIPAMPPMTDLPIYLRETDPQFNSLNVPMVEPTCAPQFSSATNVLPDRYR
- a CDS encoding NAD(P)/FAD-dependent oxidoreductase gives rise to the protein MSVDIDSVVVGAGVVGLAVARALAMSGREVILVEAGEGIGVGISSRNSEVIHAGIYYPGGSLKAQLCVEGKQRLYAFCEERGVSHQRLGKLIVATDDAQRTALQGLLEQGRRNGVDDLQWLEASEARELEPALSCVAALWSPSTGIVDSHGLMLALQADAEAAGASLAFHTPLLSARCLEQGFELHMGGAEPMTLSCRELINCAGLSAPEVASRIAGLPAQYIPAARLCKGSYFSFSGRAPFRHLVYPAPESAGLGVHMTLDLGGQARFGPDVEWVDHLDYRVNPSRGDGFYQAIRRYWPGLPDGSLQPAYSGIRPKISGPNEPAADFLISGPTQHGVAGLVNLFGIESPGLTSSLALADRVLDTLAQ